The nucleotide window AAGTAGCTAGGAAATTAATCAGAGGCTTTCTTACAGGATCGCTCCAACCATCACTCACAATCGTCACCCTTTTTCCTTCCATGTCGATTTCAGTGGCACTAACAACTTCTCAACATTGCTCTTCTCTTGCTGCAACAAAGTTGTTCGGAGTTTATTATAACTTGGAGGCACATACCCATCAAGTTTGCTGGCAGCAGCAAACTGATAAGACCAATGATAGCTAGGATTTCTTGCAAGATTGAATGGCACACCTCCTGTATAAAACATCCTTGCAATTTCTTGATCCAACTGATCTCTAGCTTGAATACCAAATGATGCAACAATTGGTGAAATACAAGATTTCCTCTTCTTAGAAACAGATTCACACGGTAATGGAACTGCTCTACGTCCCGACAAAGATTTCTTCAGCTCAAATTCATTTTCCAACTTCGGCATTTCAAGCTTGTCAGTCATTGTTGATCTTCTACAGATCGAAATCCCCTGCCCTTTCAGTGCAAGTAAATGCGCTTTGACTCTAGAATATGATCCTTGTCGAACCTCATCACAAAAACTGCACTTAAATCTCCATGTTCCTCCTGTTGCTCCTAGCTTCTCCAGCTTAGTTACATAATTCCATAGTGGtggttcttctttttctttttcttctttttcttcttctttttcaccAGAGCTACTACCACCAATTTCAGTTTGAGAATTCATCTTCTTTATTTACAGGAAATCACAGAAAACAtatgatagatttataaactgACAGTcacatctttttataaaaaacacaGAAACATTGTATATGAATTACAAGaaggtgtttcaaaaaaaaaaaaaagattacaagAAGAAGGTAAAGAAAATGCTTACGTGTTTTGTTGCTTGAGATATAAACAACAAAGAGACAAGAAGGGAAGGAAAGTGCTTATGTGTTCTGTTGCTGATATATCAGCAGAGAGAGAATGGTCGGGATCCTTTAGtttcaaagagaaagaagaagatggaagtgCAAGAGACTGAGAGTGGAAGAATCGAAGAGACAtagactattattttttttaattacaactTCTGatcttttcaaaattaatagaataaacacattaaacatttataacatatatggtttaattttttacaCTTCTTATAACACAAAAATTCATGGATACGTCTATTTTTCTGCAAAAACGTTTCCGGAACGTCTCCTTCTCTGCCCAAGCCCGTACCCGACTATTCTTGACGTCCCGGGTTCACCTCACACAT belongs to Brassica rapa cultivar Chiifu-401-42 chromosome A07, CAAS_Brap_v3.01, whole genome shotgun sequence and includes:
- the LOC108868990 gene encoding uncharacterized protein LOC108868990 produces the protein MNSQTEIGGSSSGEKEEEKEEKEKEEPPLWNYVTKLEKLGATGGTWRFKCSFCDEVRQGSYSRVKAHLLALKGQGISICRRSTMTDKLEMPKLENEFELKKSLSGRRAVPLPCESVSKKRKSCISPIVASFGIQARDQLDQEIARMFYTGGVPFNLARNPSYHWSYQFAAASKLDGYVPPSYNKLRTTLLQQEKSNVEKFGPMFLKAENCFGEVKDKFFIAKLLEEVIHQVGDQNVVQVITDNASNCKAAGDLIEGRFPHIYWTSCVVHTLNLALKNICAARNVETNQETYEKCNWITDIHGDALAIKNFIMNHNMRLAIFGKFSPLRLHVRDRDGDDEPLLTAAINIMFQLNSSSPLSLDPPCLHFDDDLSVTLSNVTMSTP